The Amaranthus tricolor cultivar Red isolate AtriRed21 chromosome 6, ASM2621246v1, whole genome shotgun sequence genome has a segment encoding these proteins:
- the LOC130815662 gene encoding uncharacterized protein LOC130815662, which yields MVTFFLMTHLRHRLLKIPNGNDLMTLFAHGFMTRLENNFQNNKTSRIFHLESQFNEISLSNFPNVKAYCNELETIATSLTNLGASVSDNRLALQVLHGLNSDYKTFRSLVQHMTPIRSFDTLRSILELEERSNHKHSFTAQDSALVATPKDNSDHFASRGTPHHRGGHR from the exons ATGGTCACATTCTTCCTGATGACTCATCTAAGGCATCGGCTTCTAAAGATTCCGAATGGCAATGACTTGATGACATTGTTCGCACATGGATTTATG ACTCGTCTTgagaacaattttcaaaataataaaacctcTCGGATTTTTCATCTTGAGTCTCAATTTAATGAAATTTCTCTCTCGAATTTTCCCAATGTCAAAGCCTATTGCAACGAACTTGAAACTATTGCTACTTCTCTTACTAACCTTGGTGCTTCTGTCTCCGATAATCGATtggctcttcaagttcttcatggtTTGAATTCGGATTATAAAACCTTTCGGTCTTTGGTTCAACACATGACTCCAATTCGCTCTTTTGATACCCTTCGTTCTATATTGGAATTAGAAGAGCGCTCCAACCATAAACACTCTTTTACTGCTCAAGATTCGGCTCTTGTTGCTACACCTAAGGACAATTCCGACCATTTTGCGTCCCGTGGTACCCCCCACCACCGTGGTGGCCACCGTTAG
- the LOC130815414 gene encoding AP2-like ethylene-responsive transcription factor AIL1, producing MDSNCSSPSPDHTWFGFSLSNQNQYYHPHPPSTDDATTSHHDPHQHQQPAYNLSLYQHHPHAHVFSPHLHPAVDSGASSGGTHDASSSSLSFLGGGGDGLLQVGLFPTKAEAVTVASTGNDGGLYERKETVSTGDLLGGLITTNSSGDEHLLEGAERAALVEANNKQLSVIASAPPSSSRKIVDNFGQRTSIYRGVTRHRWTGRYEAHLWDNSCRREGQSRKGRQVYLGGYDKEDKAARAYDLAALKYWGPTTTTNFPIFDYEKELEEMKNMSRQEFVASLRRKSSGFSRGASMYRGVTRHHQHGRWQARIGRVAGNKDLYLGTFSTQEEAAEAYDIAAIKFRGLNAVTNFDISRYNVKSILSNNLPVGGLSNKSRSLPDPEEIKALESNNPHSLPLIPHPHHSSTLTNPNFIGIPLKPDSSQQNFVWPSLRQVDTHEPLGYDFGYPQQATPSGDREGATDGYNTYEESSNNSDNNWIVAPNLHALQSPKPNVAVLQTPIFGIE from the exons ATGGATTCTAATTGTAGTTCCCCATCCCCAGATCATACTTGGTTTGGTTTCTCACTATCCAACCAAAACCAATATTATCATCCACATCCACCATCAACTGATGATGCAACAACATCACATCATGATCCTCATCAACATCAACAACCAGCATATAATCTCTCCCTTTACCAACATCATCCTCATGCTCATGTTTTCTCTCCCCATCTACATCCTGCAG tggACAGCGGTGCAAGTAGTGGTGGTACTCATGATGCGTCGTCGTCATCCTTATCGTTCCTTGGAGGGGGTGGTGACGGGTTATTACAAGTGGGGTTGTTTCCGACAAAAGCGGAAGCGGTGACGGTTGCAAGTACAGGCAATGATGGAGGTTTGTACGAGCGGAAGGAGACGGTGAGTACTGGGGATTTGTTGGGAGGTTTGATTACAACAAATAGTAGCGGTGATGAACATCTGCTGGAAGGAGCTGAGAGGGCCGCATTAGTTGAAGCTAACAACAAACAACTTAGTGTGATTGCATCTGCACCTCCTAGTAGCAGTAGAAAAATTGTTGACAACTTTGGCCAGAGGACCTCCATTTACCGTGGTGTTACTCG gcaTAGGTGGACAGGAAGATATGAAGCACATTTATGGGATAATAGCTGCAGAAGGGAAGGTCAAAGCAGGAAAGGACGTCAAG TTTACTTGG gtGGATACGATAAGGAAGACAAAGCTGCAAGAGCATATGATTTAGCTGCTCTTAAATATTGGGGTCCAACTACAACCACTAATTTTCCG ATATTTGATTATGAGAAAGAGTTGGAGGAAATGAAGAATATGAGCAGACAGGAATTTGTCGCCTCCCTTAGAAG GAAAAGTAGTGGGTTCTCTAGAGGAGCATCAATGTATAGAGGCGTCACAAG GCATCATCAGCATGGAAGGTGGCAAGCAAGGATCGGTAGGGTAGCCGGAAACAAAGACTTGTACCTTGGAACTTTCA GTACTCAAGAGGAGGCCGCGGAGGCCTATGACATAGCAGCCATAAAATTCCGAGGGCTAAATGCAGTAACAAATTTCGACATAAGTCGTTACAACGTCAAAAGCATACTTTCCAACAACTTACCGGTTGGTGGACTGTCGAATAAATCAAGATCATTACCCGATCCTGAAGAAATCAAAGCCCTCGAGTCCAATAATCCACACTCATTGCCACTAATACCGCATCCTCATCACTCATCTACACTTACTAACCCCAACTTTATAGGGATTCCTCTAAAACCCGACTCATCCCAACAAAATTTCGTCTGGCCTAGCCTTAGACAAGTCGATACCCACGAACCATTAGGCTACGATTTTGGCTACCCTCAACAAGCTACACCAAGCGGAGATAGGGAAGGCGCGACTGACGGGTATAATACATATGAAGAAAGTAGTAACAATAGTGATAATAATTGGATAGTGGCACCAAATTTGCATGCATTACAAAGTCCCAAACCAAATGTAGCTGTGTTACAGACACCAATTTTTGGCATAGAATGA
- the LOC130815663 gene encoding uncharacterized protein LOC130815663: MAEVQIQEEEFINPDIEVFISFFENLNIDCEYDIYNEYTSENYGNIDVSLSLEEPISHGQTLTHEETETETLRQQPVGSKRELPVETRKLIVQQLTSLSTESDRRLPRGTIKTIAMQHNTSRWTISRLWESAKISMQNGILIDVNSRKRGRVGRKPKVFDMNLLNAVPIEKRTTIRAMASALGIGHSQVYRMMKSDIIRAHTNSIKPKLSHDHKMRRVNFILSQVIPPTVDNIPKFSLMYNVVHIDEKWFYMSRATQRYYLFPWEEEEPYRCVQNKNFIGKVMFIAAIARPHINATGEVLWDGKIGIFPFTETHYAVRRSENRPAGTATLRAITRVTRDILRDKLITEVLPAIRSKWPANGVKDIWIQQDNAKPHILINDHAFNEEAKKDGFNIRLVCQPASSPDMNILDLGLFSALQSIQFKSFPKDLNDLIKAVNDAYDTFEPKLLNYTWIQYQLCMIEVLKAKGDNNYKNPHIGKQRLDRLGMLPRQLKIPQELIDAARQFLSHGIINLNDLPQDD; encoded by the coding sequence atgGCTGAGGTTCAAATTCAAGAAGAGGAATTCATTAATCCTGATATTGaggtatttatttctttttttgaaaacCTTAATATAGATTGTGAATATGACATTTATAATGAGTACACAAGTGAGAATTATGGAAACATCGATGTCAGTTTGAGTTTGGAGGAACCCATAAGCCATGGTCAAACATTAACACATGAagaaacagaaacagaaacatTAAGACAGCAACCAGTAGGTAGTAAGAGGGAACTACCAGTTGAGACCAGAAAGTTAATTGTACAACAGTTAACTAGTTTGTCTACAGAATCAGATAGACGTTTGCCACGGGGTACAATTAAAACAATTGCAATGCAACATAACACATCTAGGTGGACAATATCAAGGCTGTGGGAATCAGCCAAAATATCAATGCAAAATGGCATTTTAATTGATGTTAATAGTAGAAAAAGGGGAAGAGTTGGTAGGAAACCAAAAGTTTTTGACATGAATTTGCTGAATGCTGTTCCGATTGAAAAGAGGACCACAATTAGAGCAATGGCCTCTGCATTAGGCATTGGTCATTCACAAGTTTATAGAATGATGAAATCCGATATTATTAGAGCACATACGAATTCTATTAAACCAAAACTTTCTCATGACCACAAAATGAGAAGAGTCAACTTCATTTTATCCCAAGTAATACCACCCACTGTAGACAACATACCAAAATTCTCACTTATGTATAATGTTGtgcacatagatgaaaaatggTTCTACATGAGTAGGGCAACACAAAGGTATTACTTATTTCCTTGGGAAGAGGAGGAACCATATAGATgtgtgcaaaataaaaatttcataggcaaagtgatgtttatagcaGCTATTGCAAGACCTCACATTAATGCTACAGGTGAAGTGTTGTGGGATGGGAAAATAGGAATTTTTCCGTTTACAGAAACTCATTATGCAGTGAGGAGGTCAGAAAACAGACCAGCGGGTACAGCAACATTACGAGCAATAACAAGAGTTACACGCGACATTCTACGAGACAAACTAATCACTGAAGTGCTACCAGCTATAAGATCAAAATGGCCAGCAAATGGGGTGAAAGATATATGGATTCAACAAGATAACGCCAAGccacatattttaataaatgatcATGCATTCAATGAAGAAGCAAAGAAAGACGGATTTAACATAAGACTTGTTTGTCAACCAGCCTCTAGTCCAGATATGAACATCTTGGACTTGGGATTGTTTAGTGCTTTGcaatcaattcaattcaagtCATTCCCCAAAGACCTCAATGATCTGATAAAGGCAGTCAATGATGCATATGACACTTTTGAACCAAAGCTTTTAAACTACACTTGGATACAGTATCAACTGTGCATGATAGAGGTACTAAAAGCTAAAGGCGATAATAACTATAAGAATCCACACATTGGAAAACAAAGACTGGACAGGCTGGGTATGCTGCCCAGGCAATTAAAAATTCCACAAGAACTAATTGATGCAGCACGGCAATTTTTATCTCATGGTATAATTAATCTCAATGATCTTCCGCaagatgattga